The following coding sequences lie in one Mycobacterium gordonae genomic window:
- a CDS encoding MFS transporter gives MIFGLANALAAAAGSPHLVMIARVIMGFGAALVMPSAMSTITAVARADRNVRTVGIWVGFASAGSIMGLLLSGVLLEHYSWRSTFIGTTALAGVCLVVTLIVVPDTRRAEQPAPDFPGAGLSALGVGALVYGLIEGADRGWTHPAVLAALIRAAAAITVFVFH, from the coding sequence TTGATCTTCGGCTTGGCCAACGCGCTGGCGGCAGCGGCCGGCTCGCCGCACCTGGTCATGATCGCCCGGGTGATCATGGGCTTCGGTGCGGCACTCGTGATGCCCAGCGCCATGTCGACGATCACCGCTGTGGCGCGTGCCGATCGCAATGTCCGCACGGTCGGCATCTGGGTCGGATTCGCCAGCGCGGGATCGATCATGGGATTGCTGCTGAGCGGTGTCCTGCTCGAGCACTACTCGTGGCGCTCCACATTCATCGGCACCACCGCCCTGGCGGGGGTTTGCCTCGTCGTCACGCTCATCGTCGTGCCCGACACCAGACGCGCCGAGCAACCCGCCCCGGACTTCCCTGGCGCCGGATTGAGCGCCCTGGGTGTCGGCGCGCTGGTGTACGGCCTCATCGAGGGTGCGGACCGCGGCTGGACCCACCCCGCCGTGCTCGCCGCTCTGATCCGCGCCGCGGCGGCGATCACCGTCTTCGTGTTCCATTGA
- the rpsG gene encoding 30S ribosomal protein S7, whose amino-acid sequence MPRKGPAPKRPLVNDPVYGSQLVTQLVNKVLLKGKKSLAERIVYGALEQARDKTGTDPVITLKRALDNVKPALEVRSRRVGGATYQVPVEVRPDRSTTLALRWLVSFSRQRREKTMVERLANEILDASNGLGASVKRREDTHKMAEANRAFAHYRW is encoded by the coding sequence ATGCCGCGCAAGGGGCCCGCGCCCAAGCGTCCGTTGGTCAACGACCCGGTCTACGGGTCGCAGCTGGTCACCCAGTTGGTGAACAAAGTTCTGCTGAAGGGGAAGAAATCGCTGGCTGAGCGCATTGTCTATGGTGCGCTCGAGCAGGCCCGCGACAAGACCGGCACCGACCCCGTCATCACCCTCAAGCGTGCTCTCGACAACGTCAAGCCGGCGCTGGAGGTCCGCAGCCGCCGCGTCGGTGGCGCCACCTACCAGGTGCCCGTCGAGGTGCGCCCGGACCGGTCCACCACGCTGGCGCTGCGCTGGCTCGTCAGCTTCTCTCGGCAGCGCCGCGAGAAGACGATGGTCGAGCGCCTGGCCAACGAGATCCTGGACGCCAGTAACGGCCTGGGTGCCTCCGTCAAACGACGTGAGGACACCCACAAGATGGCCGAGGCAAACCGCGCCTTCGCGCACTATCGCTGGTGA
- a CDS encoding deoxyribonuclease IV: MLIGSHVRQDDPLAAAEADGADVVQFFLGNPQSWKKPKPRDDAEALKSSSVPLYVHAPYLINVASANNRIRIPSRKILQDTCDAAAAIDATAVIVHGGHADDNDMEAGFERWVKALDYLETDMQIYLENTAGGDHAMARYFDTIGRLWDHIGDKGIGFCLDTCHAWAAGEALIDAVDRIKALTGRIDLVHCNDSRDAAGSGADRHANFGTGQIDPGLLVAVVRAADAPVICETADEGRKDDIAFLRDNAID; encoded by the coding sequence GTGCTCATCGGTTCGCATGTTCGCCAGGACGACCCCCTTGCCGCAGCCGAGGCAGACGGTGCCGACGTGGTGCAGTTCTTTCTCGGCAACCCACAGAGCTGGAAGAAACCGAAGCCGCGCGATGACGCCGAGGCGCTGAAAAGCTCGAGCGTGCCGCTGTACGTGCACGCTCCGTATCTGATCAATGTCGCGTCGGCCAACAACCGAATCCGCATTCCGTCCCGCAAGATCTTGCAAGACACCTGTGACGCGGCTGCGGCGATCGATGCCACCGCAGTGATCGTGCATGGCGGTCATGCCGACGACAACGACATGGAGGCCGGCTTCGAACGCTGGGTCAAAGCGCTGGACTACCTGGAAACCGACATGCAGATCTACCTGGAGAACACCGCGGGTGGCGACCACGCGATGGCTCGGTACTTCGACACCATCGGCAGGTTGTGGGACCACATCGGCGACAAGGGAATTGGTTTCTGTCTGGACACCTGTCACGCCTGGGCGGCCGGCGAGGCGCTGATCGACGCGGTCGACCGCATCAAGGCACTGACGGGCCGCATCGACCTGGTGCACTGCAACGACTCCAGAGACGCGGCCGGATCCGGGGCAGACCGGCACGCCAACTTCGGCACCGGCCAGATCGACCCCGGGTTGCTTGTCGCGGTCGTCAGGGCCGCGGACGCCCCGGTCATCTGTGAGACCGCCGACGAGGGCCGCAAGGACGACATCGCTTTCCTGCGTGACAACGCCATCGATTGA
- a CDS encoding TetR/AcrR family transcriptional regulator codes for MDPVVKPPNRIERRKRRTRAALITAAQGFIAAGTPHVPIQDICQAADVGVGSFYNHFETRDQLFDAAIDEALDAHGALLDALTASIEDPAERFAFSFRVTGRMFRRPESRMVLNHGPELITEERGLAPRARRDIEAAAESGRFQVADPKLAMAVAAGALLGLGQLVQTEPERDAAQTADQVTQDLLRMFGVAADDARELCSQSLQIGGIDVADLLEQRVTG; via the coding sequence TTGGACCCCGTCGTCAAACCACCCAATCGCATCGAACGGCGCAAGCGGCGCACCCGCGCGGCGCTGATCACGGCCGCCCAGGGCTTCATCGCCGCCGGCACTCCTCATGTGCCGATCCAGGACATCTGCCAGGCCGCCGACGTAGGTGTGGGCTCCTTCTACAACCATTTCGAGACCAGGGACCAGCTGTTCGACGCCGCGATAGACGAGGCTCTCGACGCGCACGGCGCCCTGCTCGACGCGTTGACCGCATCCATCGAGGATCCCGCCGAGAGGTTCGCCTTCAGTTTCCGGGTAACCGGACGCATGTTCCGGCGGCCGGAGAGTCGGATGGTCCTCAATCACGGCCCGGAACTGATCACCGAAGAACGGGGCCTGGCGCCGCGCGCCAGGCGTGATATCGAAGCGGCGGCCGAGTCCGGGAGATTTCAGGTGGCCGATCCCAAACTGGCCATGGCGGTCGCGGCCGGGGCTTTGCTCGGACTGGGACAGCTGGTGCAGACCGAGCCTGAGCGCGACGCCGCCCAGACCGCCGATCAGGTCACCCAAGACCTGCTGCGGATGTTCGGCGTAGCCGCCGACGACGCACGCGAGTTGTGCAGCCAGTCGCTCCAGATCGGTGGGATCGATGTGGCGGATCTGTTGGAGCAGCGCGTCACCGGCTAG
- the rpsL gene encoding 30S ribosomal protein S12, whose amino-acid sequence MPTIQQLVRKGRRDKIAKVKTAALKGSPQRRGVCTRVYTTTPKKPNSALRKVARVKLTSQVEVTAYIPGEGHNLQEHSMVLVRGGRVKDLPGVRYKIIRGSLDTQGVKNRKQARSRYGAKKEKS is encoded by the coding sequence ATGCCAACCATCCAGCAGCTGGTCCGAAAGGGTCGTCGCGACAAGATCGCCAAGGTCAAAACCGCGGCTCTGAAAGGCAGCCCGCAGCGTCGTGGCGTATGCACCCGCGTGTACACCACCACTCCGAAGAAGCCGAACTCGGCGCTTCGGAAGGTTGCCCGTGTGAAGCTGACGAGTCAGGTAGAGGTCACGGCCTACATCCCGGGCGAGGGCCACAACCTGCAGGAGCACTCGATGGTGCTGGTGCGCGGCGGCCGGGTGAAGGACCTGCCCGGTGTGCGCTACAAGATCATCCGCGGCTCGCTGGACACCCAGGGTGTCAAGAACCGCAAGCAGGCTCGCAGCCGCTATGGCGCCAAGAAGGAGAAGAGCTAA
- a CDS encoding acyl-CoA dehydrogenase family protein: MPDTHVVTNQVPPLENHNPASSPVLIEALIREGGQWGLDEVTELGALSGGREAQRWGELADRNRPVLHTHDRVGHRVDEVEYDPAYHELMRTAIAHGLHAAPWADDRPGAHVVRAAKTSVWTVEAGHICPISMTYAVVPALRFNPELAAVYEPLLTSREYDPELKLAATKRGITAGMSMTEKQGGSDVRAGTTQALPNGDGTYSLRGHKWFTSAPMCDIFLVLAQAPGGLSCFMLPRILPDGSRNRMFLQRLKDKLGNHANASSEVEYDDATAWLVGEEGRGVPTIIEMVNLTRLDCTLGSATSMRTGLTRATYHAQHRKAFGAYLIDQPLMRNVLADLAVEAEAATMVAMRMAGATDKAARGDEREALLRRIGLAASKYWVCKRSTPHAAEALECLGGNGYVEDSGMPRLYREAPLMGIWEGSGNVSALDTLRAMATRPESVEVLFDELAQTAGQDARQDAHVERLREQLADLDTIAYRARKVAEDICLALQGSLLVRHGHPAVAEAFLATRLDGQWGGAFGTMPSGLDLAPIIERALVKG, translated from the coding sequence ATGCCAGATACGCATGTCGTGACCAACCAGGTGCCGCCGCTGGAGAATCACAACCCGGCCTCCTCGCCCGTTCTCATCGAGGCCCTGATCCGCGAGGGTGGGCAGTGGGGACTGGATGAGGTGACCGAGCTCGGGGCTCTCTCGGGTGGTCGCGAGGCGCAACGTTGGGGCGAGCTGGCCGACCGCAACCGGCCCGTGCTGCACACCCATGACCGGGTCGGGCACCGCGTCGACGAAGTGGAGTACGACCCGGCGTACCACGAACTGATGCGCACCGCGATCGCGCACGGCCTGCACGCGGCCCCCTGGGCCGACGACCGGCCGGGGGCCCACGTGGTGCGGGCCGCCAAGACGTCCGTCTGGACGGTCGAGGCGGGTCACATCTGTCCGATCTCGATGACCTACGCCGTGGTGCCGGCGCTGCGATTCAATCCCGAACTGGCTGCCGTGTACGAACCGCTGCTCACCAGCCGCGAGTACGACCCGGAGCTGAAGCTGGCCGCCACGAAGCGCGGCATCACCGCGGGCATGTCGATGACCGAGAAACAGGGCGGCTCCGACGTGCGGGCCGGCACCACGCAGGCGTTGCCCAACGGCGACGGCACCTACAGCCTGCGCGGTCACAAGTGGTTCACGTCGGCGCCGATGTGCGACATCTTCCTGGTACTCGCCCAGGCGCCGGGCGGCTTGTCTTGCTTCATGTTGCCGCGCATCCTGCCCGACGGCTCCCGCAACCGGATGTTTCTGCAACGGCTCAAGGACAAACTCGGTAACCACGCCAACGCATCCAGTGAGGTCGAATACGACGACGCCACCGCGTGGCTGGTCGGCGAGGAGGGCCGTGGCGTCCCGACCATCATCGAGATGGTCAACCTCACCCGCCTGGACTGCACGCTGGGCAGCGCCACCAGCATGCGCACCGGACTCACCCGCGCCACGTATCACGCCCAACACCGAAAGGCGTTCGGTGCCTACCTGATTGATCAGCCCCTGATGCGCAATGTGCTGGCCGACCTGGCGGTCGAGGCCGAGGCCGCCACCATGGTGGCGATGCGGATGGCCGGAGCCACCGACAAAGCCGCCCGGGGCGACGAGCGGGAGGCGCTGCTGCGCCGCATCGGCCTGGCGGCCAGCAAATACTGGGTGTGCAAGCGCTCCACGCCGCATGCGGCCGAGGCGCTGGAATGCCTGGGCGGCAACGGTTACGTCGAGGACTCCGGCATGCCGCGGCTCTACCGGGAGGCCCCACTGATGGGCATCTGGGAGGGTTCGGGCAATGTCAGCGCGCTGGATACGTTGCGCGCCATGGCAACTCGGCCCGAGTCCGTCGAGGTGCTGTTCGACGAACTGGCCCAGACCGCGGGCCAGGACGCCAGGCAGGACGCCCACGTCGAGCGGCTGCGCGAGCAGCTGGCCGATCTGGACACGATCGCATACCGGGCCCGCAAGGTGGCCGAGGACATCTGCCTGGCGCTGCAGGGATCGCTGTTGGTCCGCCACGGCCACCCGGCGGTCGCCGAAGCCTTCCTGGCCACTCGGCTGGACGGGCAGTGGGGCGGGGCGTTCGGCACCATGCCGAGCGGTCTGGACCTGGCGCCGATCATCGAGCGTGCGCTGGTCAAAGGATGA
- a CDS encoding crotonase/enoyl-CoA hydratase family protein: MSDLVRVERDGPVTTVCINRPEARNAVNGPTAAALHTAFETFDRDDTASVAVLCGEGGTFCAGADLKAFGTPQANSVHRTGPGPMGPSRMMLSKPVIAAVDGYAVAGGLELALWCDLRVAEEDAVFGVFCRRWGVPLIDGGTVRLPRLIGHSRAMDMILTGRGVKAEEALAIGLANRVVPKGQGRQAAQQLAAELAALPQQCLRSDRLSALHQWGLPESAAMDLEFASISRVAAEALEGAGRFAGGAGRHGAPAT; this comes from the coding sequence GTGAGCGATTTGGTGCGGGTGGAGCGTGACGGCCCGGTGACCACGGTGTGCATCAACCGGCCCGAGGCCCGCAATGCGGTCAACGGCCCGACAGCGGCTGCGCTGCACACGGCGTTCGAGACGTTCGACCGCGACGACACCGCGTCGGTGGCGGTGTTGTGCGGCGAGGGCGGAACATTCTGTGCGGGAGCGGACTTGAAGGCATTCGGCACACCGCAAGCCAACTCCGTGCACCGGACCGGTCCCGGCCCGATGGGACCGTCGCGCATGATGCTGTCCAAGCCGGTGATCGCCGCGGTCGACGGTTACGCCGTGGCCGGCGGCCTGGAGCTGGCGTTGTGGTGCGATCTGCGAGTGGCCGAGGAGGACGCCGTCTTCGGCGTGTTCTGCCGGCGCTGGGGAGTGCCGCTCATCGACGGCGGAACCGTGCGGTTGCCACGCCTGATCGGGCACAGCCGTGCGATGGACATGATTCTGACGGGTCGCGGGGTCAAGGCCGAAGAGGCGCTGGCGATCGGTCTGGCCAACCGGGTGGTGCCCAAAGGTCAAGGGCGCCAAGCTGCCCAGCAGCTGGCCGCCGAGCTGGCCGCATTGCCGCAGCAATGTCTGCGGTCGGACCGGCTGTCGGCGCTGCACCAGTGGGGCCTGCCGGAGTCCGCGGCGATGGACCTGGAGTTCGCCAGCATCTCCCGAGTGGCCGCCGAGGCGCTGGAGGGCGCCGGACGCTTCGCCGGCGGCGCGGGCCGGCACGGCGCACCGGCTACTTAA
- a CDS encoding crotonase/enoyl-CoA hydratase family protein: MTHAIRPVDFDNLKTMTYEVTDRVARITFNRPEKGNAIVADTPLELAALVERADLDPNVHVILVSGRGEGFCAGFDLSAYADRTGSAGQEGGYHGTVLDGKTQAVNHLPNQPWDPMIDYQMMSRFVRGFSSLMHADKPTVVKIHGYCVAGGTDIALHADQVIAAADAKIGYPPTRVWGVPAAGLWAHRLGDQRAKRLLLTGDCITGAQAAEWGLAVEAPDPADLDARTERLVARIAALPVNQLIMIKLALNAPLLQQGVATSRMVSTVFDGVARHTAEGHAFVADAVEHGFREAVKHRDEPFGDHGRRASQV, from the coding sequence ATGACCCACGCGATCAGACCGGTCGATTTCGACAACCTGAAGACGATGACCTACGAGGTCACCGACCGGGTTGCGCGCATCACCTTCAACCGGCCCGAGAAGGGCAATGCGATCGTCGCCGACACCCCGCTGGAGCTCGCGGCCCTGGTCGAGCGTGCCGACCTGGACCCCAATGTCCACGTCATTCTGGTTTCTGGCCGCGGCGAGGGGTTCTGCGCGGGTTTCGACCTGTCCGCCTACGCCGACCGGACCGGGTCGGCGGGCCAGGAAGGCGGATACCACGGCACGGTGCTGGACGGGAAGACGCAGGCGGTCAACCACCTGCCGAACCAGCCGTGGGACCCGATGATCGACTACCAGATGATGAGCCGATTCGTGCGCGGCTTCTCCAGCCTGATGCACGCCGACAAGCCGACGGTGGTGAAGATTCACGGCTACTGCGTGGCCGGTGGCACCGACATCGCGCTGCATGCCGATCAGGTGATCGCCGCCGCCGACGCGAAGATCGGCTACCCGCCGACCCGGGTGTGGGGTGTCCCGGCCGCGGGTCTGTGGGCGCACCGGTTAGGTGACCAGCGCGCCAAGCGGCTGTTGCTCACCGGTGACTGCATCACCGGCGCACAGGCCGCCGAGTGGGGCCTGGCCGTCGAGGCGCCCGATCCCGCCGATCTCGACGCCCGCACCGAGCGGTTGGTGGCAAGGATCGCCGCGTTGCCGGTCAACCAGTTGATCATGATCAAGCTCGCGCTCAATGCCCCGTTGCTGCAGCAGGGAGTCGCCACCAGCCGCATGGTCAGCACGGTCTTCGACGGAGTGGCCCGGCACACAGCGGAGGGGCACGCATTTGTCGCCGACGCGGTCGAGCACGGTTTCCGCGAAGCGGTCAAGCACCGCGACGAACCGTTCGGCGATCACGGCCGGCGAGCCTCCCAGGTGTAA
- a CDS encoding DUF3060 domain-containing protein: MRANGTANTFRLAGAALATAAVAAAVGLAGCSSTAGPPGGSTSSSTKSSTTTSSGAAETTSSTGVLPTGSTSVQVGDTVVYASMGQTATIACEEGKSLNVTGSDNTLTVNGNCETVSVGGTKNKITVDKVTKRITVLGMDNTITYKDGDPEINEIGPNNKITKGG; encoded by the coding sequence ATGCGCGCCAACGGAACTGCCAACACCTTCAGACTGGCCGGCGCGGCTCTGGCAACCGCGGCCGTCGCCGCCGCCGTGGGGCTGGCCGGTTGCAGCTCTACGGCCGGGCCGCCCGGGGGCAGCACGTCGTCCTCGACCAAGTCGTCGACCACCACCAGCAGCGGGGCCGCGGAGACGACCAGCAGCACCGGTGTCCTGCCGACCGGGAGCACTTCGGTCCAGGTGGGCGACACCGTCGTCTACGCGTCTATGGGGCAGACCGCCACGATTGCCTGCGAAGAGGGTAAGTCGCTCAATGTGACCGGGTCGGACAACACGCTGACCGTCAACGGCAACTGCGAGACGGTGAGCGTCGGCGGCACCAAGAACAAGATCACCGTCGACAAGGTCACTAAACGCATCACGGTGCTGGGGATGGACAACACCATCACCTATAAAGACGGCGACCCGGAGATCAACGAAATCGGTCCCAACAACAAGATCACCAAGGGCGGTTAA
- the fusA gene encoding elongation factor G: MAQKDVLTDLTKVRNIGIMAHIDAGKTTTTERILYYTGISYKIGEVHDGAATMDWMEQEQERGITITSAATTCFWNDNQINIIDTPGHVDFTVEVERSLRVLDGAVAVFDGKEGVEPQSEQVWRQADKYDVPRICFVNKMDKIGADFYFSVRTMEERLGANVIPIQLPVGSEGDFEGVVDLVEMKAKVWSAEAKLGEKYDVVDIPADLQEKADEYRTKLIEAVAETDEELLEKYLGGEELTVAEIKGAIRKLTISSEAYPVLCGSAFKNKGVQPMLDAVIDYLPSPLDVPAAVGHPPGKEDEEIVRKPSTDEPFSALAFKVATHPFFGKLTYVRVYSGKVDSGSQVINATKGKKERLGKLFQMHSNKENPVETASAGHIYAVIGLKDTTTGDTLADPNNQIVLESMTFPDPVIEVAIEPKTKSDQEKLSLSIQKLAEEDPTFKVHLDQETGQTVIGGMGELHLDILVDRMRREFKVEANVGKPQVAYKETIRRKVENVEFTHKKQTGGSGQFAKVQVTLEPFVSEDGATYEFESKVTGGRIPREYIPSVDAGAQDAMQYGVLAGYPLVNLKLTLLDGAFHEVDSSEMAFKIAGSQVLKKAAAQAQPVILEPIMAVEVTTPEDYMGDVIGDLNSRRGQIQAMEERAGARVVKAHVPLSEMFGYVGDLRSKTQGRANYSMVFDSYSEVPANVSKEIIAKATGE; the protein is encoded by the coding sequence GTGGCACAGAAGGACGTGCTGACCGACCTCACGAAGGTCCGCAACATCGGCATCATGGCGCACATCGACGCCGGCAAGACCACGACGACCGAGCGCATCCTCTACTACACCGGCATCAGCTACAAGATCGGTGAGGTTCACGACGGCGCAGCCACGATGGACTGGATGGAGCAGGAGCAGGAGCGGGGTATCACCATCACCTCCGCGGCCACCACCTGCTTCTGGAACGACAACCAGATCAACATCATCGACACCCCCGGACACGTCGACTTCACCGTCGAGGTGGAGCGCTCGCTGCGCGTCCTGGACGGCGCCGTCGCGGTGTTCGACGGCAAGGAAGGCGTCGAGCCCCAGTCCGAGCAGGTCTGGCGCCAGGCCGACAAGTACGACGTGCCGCGCATTTGCTTCGTCAACAAGATGGACAAGATCGGCGCCGACTTCTACTTCTCCGTGCGGACGATGGAGGAGCGGCTCGGCGCCAACGTCATTCCGATCCAGCTGCCGGTCGGCTCCGAAGGCGACTTCGAGGGCGTCGTCGACCTGGTCGAGATGAAGGCCAAGGTGTGGAGCGCCGAGGCCAAGCTGGGGGAGAAGTACGACGTCGTCGATATCCCCGCCGATCTTCAGGAGAAGGCCGACGAGTATCGCACCAAGCTGATCGAGGCCGTCGCCGAGACCGACGAGGAACTGCTGGAGAAGTACCTCGGCGGGGAAGAGTTGACCGTCGCCGAGATCAAGGGCGCGATCCGCAAGCTGACCATCAGCTCGGAGGCGTACCCGGTGCTGTGCGGCAGCGCGTTCAAGAACAAGGGTGTGCAGCCGATGCTGGACGCCGTCATCGATTACCTGCCCTCGCCGCTGGACGTGCCGGCTGCCGTCGGTCACCCGCCCGGCAAGGAGGACGAGGAGATCGTCCGCAAGCCGTCCACCGACGAGCCGTTCTCGGCGCTGGCGTTCAAGGTTGCGACACACCCCTTCTTCGGCAAGCTCACCTATGTCCGGGTGTACTCGGGCAAGGTCGACTCCGGCTCGCAGGTCATCAACGCCACCAAGGGCAAGAAGGAGCGTCTGGGCAAGCTCTTCCAGATGCACTCCAACAAGGAAAACCCGGTGGAGACCGCATCCGCGGGACACATCTACGCGGTGATCGGTCTCAAGGACACCACCACCGGTGACACCCTGGCCGACCCGAACAACCAGATCGTGCTCGAGTCCATGACGTTCCCGGACCCGGTCATCGAGGTGGCGATCGAGCCGAAGACCAAGAGCGACCAGGAGAAGTTGAGCCTGTCGATCCAGAAGCTCGCCGAAGAGGACCCCACCTTCAAGGTGCACCTGGACCAGGAGACCGGTCAGACCGTGATCGGCGGCATGGGCGAGTTGCACCTGGACATCCTGGTGGACCGCATGCGCCGCGAGTTCAAGGTCGAGGCCAACGTCGGCAAGCCGCAGGTGGCCTACAAGGAGACCATCCGCCGCAAGGTGGAGAACGTCGAGTTCACCCACAAGAAGCAGACCGGTGGTTCCGGTCAGTTCGCCAAGGTCCAGGTCACCCTGGAGCCGTTCGTCAGCGAGGACGGTGCGACCTACGAGTTCGAGAGCAAGGTCACCGGTGGGCGCATTCCGCGGGAGTACATCCCGTCGGTAGACGCCGGTGCGCAGGACGCCATGCAGTACGGCGTGCTGGCCGGCTACCCGCTGGTGAACCTCAAGCTCACCTTGCTCGACGGCGCCTTCCACGAGGTCGACTCCTCGGAGATGGCGTTCAAGATCGCCGGTTCGCAGGTGCTGAAAAAGGCTGCGGCGCAAGCCCAGCCGGTCATCCTGGAACCGATCATGGCCGTCGAGGTCACCACGCCCGAGGACTACATGGGTGACGTGATCGGCGACCTGAACTCCCGCCGTGGCCAGATCCAGGCCATGGAGGAGCGGGCAGGGGCACGTGTCGTCAAGGCGCACGTTCCGTTGTCGGAGATGTTCGGCTACGTCGGCGACCTGCGGTCCAAGACTCAAGGCCGGGCGAACTACTCCATGGTGTTCGACTCGTACTCCGAAGTTCCGGCGAACGTGTCGAAGGAAATCATCGCGAAGGCGACGGGCGAATAG
- a CDS encoding PaaX family transcriptional regulator C-terminal domain-containing protein, whose amino-acid sequence MARMTARSVVLSVLLGAHPAWATASDLVRLTTDFGIKEATLRVALTRMVGAGDLIRSADGYRLSDRLLARQRRQDEAMRPRTRAWRGDWHLVVVTSVGTDPRTRASLRNTMHDKRFSELREGVWMRPDNLDLQLAPDVAARVRVLLARDDAPAELAAQLWDLAGWAAEGHRLLEEIGQASDMPGRFVVAAAMVRHLNSDPILPEELLPADWPGARLRAAYHDFATELAELRDTTQLQEAT is encoded by the coding sequence TTGGCCCGCATGACCGCCCGGTCGGTGGTGCTCAGCGTATTGCTCGGGGCGCACCCGGCCTGGGCCACCGCCAGCGACTTGGTCCGGCTCACAACCGATTTCGGTATCAAGGAAGCCACGCTGCGGGTGGCGCTGACCCGCATGGTCGGTGCCGGTGATCTGATCCGCTCGGCCGACGGCTATCGGCTCTCCGACCGCTTGCTGGCCCGTCAACGCCGGCAGGATGAGGCGATGCGGCCGCGAACCCGGGCCTGGCGCGGGGACTGGCACCTCGTCGTCGTCACTAGTGTCGGCACCGACCCCCGTACCCGTGCTTCTCTCCGAAACACCATGCACGACAAACGTTTCAGCGAATTGCGGGAAGGTGTCTGGATGCGCCCGGACAACCTCGACCTGCAGTTGGCGCCGGACGTTGCGGCCCGAGTGCGGGTGCTGTTGGCCCGTGACGACGCCCCGGCGGAACTGGCCGCGCAACTGTGGGACTTGGCCGGGTGGGCCGCCGAAGGCCACCGGTTGCTCGAGGAGATCGGTCAAGCGTCGGACATGCCCGGTCGTTTCGTGGTGGCAGCGGCCATGGTGCGCCACCTCAACTCCGATCCGATCCTGCCCGAGGAACTGCTGCCCGCGGACTGGCCGGGCGCGCGGTTGCGGGCGGCCTACCACGACTTCGCCACCGAACTGGCGGAACTGCGTGATACGACCCAACTTCAGGAGGCGACGTGA
- a CDS encoding TetR/AcrR family transcriptional regulator has translation MAAQPEPPSGGGRARSGKSGARQAKLSREGIVDGALTFLDREGWDSLTINALATQLGTKGPSLYNHVHSLEDLRRAVRIRVIDDIITMLNRVGEGRSRDDAVLVMAGAYRSYAHHHPGRYSAFTRMPLGGDDPEYTAVTRGAAAPVIAVLSSYGLQGEEAFYAALEFWSAMHGFVLLEMTGVMDEIDTDAVFTDMVLRLAAGMDRRTVQAAETP, from the coding sequence ATGGCAGCTCAGCCGGAGCCACCGTCCGGTGGTGGCCGTGCGCGCAGCGGGAAGTCGGGAGCCCGTCAAGCGAAGCTGAGCCGTGAGGGCATCGTCGACGGCGCCCTGACATTCCTGGACCGGGAGGGTTGGGACTCCCTGACGATCAATGCCCTGGCGACCCAATTGGGGACCAAGGGACCGTCGCTGTACAACCACGTGCACAGCCTCGAGGATCTGCGCCGTGCCGTACGCATCCGGGTCATCGACGACATCATCACGATGCTCAACCGCGTGGGGGAGGGGCGCTCCCGTGACGACGCCGTCCTGGTGATGGCCGGCGCCTACCGCAGCTACGCACACCATCACCCCGGGAGGTACTCCGCATTCACCCGGATGCCACTCGGCGGTGACGACCCCGAATACACGGCGGTGACCCGGGGTGCGGCCGCACCGGTCATCGCGGTGCTGTCCTCCTACGGCCTGCAGGGCGAGGAGGCTTTCTATGCGGCACTGGAGTTCTGGTCGGCGATGCACGGATTCGTACTGCTGGAGATGACCGGCGTGATGGACGAGATCGACACCGACGCCGTGTTCACCGACATGGTGCTGCGCCTGGCGGCCGGGATGGATCGGCGCACCGTGCAGGCGGCCGAGACGCCCTGA
- a CDS encoding DUF3060 domain-containing protein → MKWTTAVGTLAVCAASVVAVPAAPAAHAKNGDTHITGQGVETTIDCGDATLIVNGTNNIVTAKGSCWAVTMMGTGNTVIADTVVNDITVYGYDGTVYFKNGDPVIWDRGRELGMVNRIQRVGP, encoded by the coding sequence GTGAAATGGACAACCGCCGTGGGAACGCTGGCTGTCTGCGCCGCGAGCGTCGTCGCCGTACCCGCCGCGCCTGCGGCACACGCCAAGAACGGCGACACCCATATCACCGGGCAGGGCGTCGAGACCACGATCGACTGTGGCGACGCCACCCTCATCGTCAACGGGACCAACAACATCGTCACCGCCAAGGGCAGCTGCTGGGCGGTCACCATGATGGGGACCGGCAACACGGTCATCGCCGACACAGTCGTCAACGACATCACCGTGTACGGCTATGACGGGACCGTGTACTTCAAGAACGGCGACCCCGTCATCTGGGATCGCGGCCGCGAGCTGGGGATGGTCAACAGGATCCAGCGAGTAGGGCCCTGA